The Cricetulus griseus strain 17A/GY unplaced genomic scaffold, alternate assembly CriGri-PICRH-1.0 unplaced_scaffold_82, whole genome shotgun sequence genome includes a region encoding these proteins:
- the LOC113838676 gene encoding GTPase KRas-like: MSEYKLVVVGADGVGKSALTIQLIQNLFVDEYDPTIEDSYRKQVVIDREICHLDILDTAGLEEYSAMSDQYMRTGEGFLCVFAMNNTKSFEAIHHYREQIKRVKDSEDVPMVLVGNKCDLPSRTVDTKQAQDLAGSYGIPFIETSAKTRQRVEDAFYTLVREIRQYRLKKISKEEKTPGRVKIKKCIVM, translated from the coding sequence ATGAGTGAGTATAAACTTGTGGTAGTTGGAGCTGATGGCGTAGGCAAGAGTGCCTTAACGATACAGCTAATTCAGAATCTCTTTGTGGATGAATATGATCCTACGATAGAGGACTCCTACAGGAAACAAGTAGTAATTGATAGAGAAATCTGTCACTTGGACATTCTCGACACAGCAGGTCTAGAGGAGTACAGTGCAATGAGCGACCAGTACATGAGGACTGGGGAgggctttctttgtgtatttgCCATGAATAATACTAAATCATTTGAAGCTATTCACCATTATAGAGAACAAATTAAAAGAGTAAAAGACTCTGAAGATGTGCCTATGGTCCTAGTAGGGAATAAATGTGATTTGCCTTCTAGAACAGTAGACACAAAACAGGCTCAGGACTTAGCAGGAAGTTATGGGATTCCGTTTATTGAAACTTCAGCAAAGACAAGACAGAGAGTGGAGGATGCTTTTTATACATTGGTGAGAGAGATCCGACAGTACAGattgaaaaaaatcagcaaagaagaaaagactCCTGGCAGGGTGAAGATTAAAAAATGCATTGTAATGTAA